One stretch of Astatotilapia calliptera chromosome 3, fAstCal1.2, whole genome shotgun sequence DNA includes these proteins:
- the LOC113011404 gene encoding butyrophilin-like protein 2 — MLLLQLILWFIILADQQLEVKVDKGSEFIILSCKTTPDLPEDTRVEWTHADRALMMVHVYSSRSDDLKNQDDRYCGRTKMNKDLLRTGDLSLTLKYPTERDSGGYICTIYRDNDILRQKVELQVKESFPSWATALLVLLGLLGLIGISGGLISYFRHYFMSGYKVKVNSRVESVLLPCKATVWLPKDAIVEWKDKYNRKAYVYQNGSNQPEKTHPDFKARTKMKRTLLKLGDFSLTLKYPTYTNTYTCTVYDRQGSILMEKEVEMTVRVPQVEVDSGVESVQLPCKTSSKLDLPDNATIEWTNMYNTKVHMYKNGSDQPEEQHKIYRERTEMNKDLLKTGEFSLTLKHPTDGNTDCVVEVEEGGKPVQLPFKTTGNLPEDATVEWEYCEHEYRKVHVYENGSDQPGKQDEVYRGRTSMNEDPLKTGDLSLTLQEPTDEDSGRYRCEVKHGCQILRTKMLFLKGRVQVQDQTGDIRNRSSSIDPTPLMADQSA, encoded by the exons ATGCTTCTTCTACAGCTGATACTGTGGTTTATTATCCTTGCAGACCAGCAGTTGGAGGTGAAGGTGGACAAAGGCTCAGAGTTCATCATCCTGTCCTGCAAAACAACACCTGACCTGCCTGAGGACACCAGAGTGGAGTGGACTCACGCTGACCGAGCACTCATGATGGTCCATGTGTACTCAAGCAGAAGTGATGACCTTAAGAATCAGGATGACCGTTACTGTGGTCGcacaaagatgaataaagacctgctgagaactggagacctcagtctgaccctgaaataccccacagagagagacagtggaggATACATCTGCACCATCTACAGGGACAATGACATCCTGAGACAGAAAGTagagctgcaggtcaaag AATCATTTCCATCCTGGGCCACAGCTCTCCTGGTTCTCTTGGGCCTCCTGGGTCTTATTGGGATTTCTGGAGGTCTTATATCTTATTTCCGGCACTATTTCATGTCAG GTTACAAGGTGAAGGTGAATTCAAGGGTGGAGTCTGTCCTGCTGCCCTGCAAAGCCACAGTTTGGCTGCCCAAAGACGCTATAGTGGAGTGGAAGGACAAATATAACAGGAAGGCTTACGTGTATCAGAACGGTTCTAACCAGCCTGAAAAAACACACCCGGATTTTAAAGCCAGAACCAAGATGAAGAGAACCCTGCTGAAGCTCGGAGACTTCAGCCTGACCCTGAAATAccccacatacacaaacacctATACCTGCACTGTCTATGACCGGCAGGGAAGCATCCTGATGGAGAAAGAAGTGGAGATGACAGTCAGAG tcccccaggtggaggtggattcaggggtggagtctgtccagctgccctgCAAAACCTCTTCAAAACTTGACTTACCTGACAATGCTACTATTGAGTGGACAAACATGTACAATACAAAGGTCCACATGTATAagaacggctctgaccagcctgaaGAACAGCACAAGATATACAGAGAACGAACTGAGATGAACaaagacctgctgaaaactggagaattcagtctgaccctgaaacaccccACAGATGGAAACACAG actgtgtggtggaggtggaggagggggggaAGCCTGTCCAGCTGCCCTTCAAAACCACAGGAAACCTGCCTGAAGATGCCACAGTAGAGTGGGAATACTGTGAACATGAATACAGGAAGGTCCACGTGTATGagaacggctctgaccagcctgGTAAACAGGACGAGGTTTACAGAGGCCGAACATCAATGAATGAAGACCCTCTaaaaactggagacctcagtctgacacTGCAAGAGCCCACAGATGAAGACAGTGGGAGATACAGATGTGAAGTCAAGCATGGCTGTCAAATTCTCAGAACGAAAATGCTGTTTCTCAAAG gGAGAGTTCAGGTCCAGGATCAAACAGGGGACATCAGGAACAGAAGCAGCTCCATTGATCCGACTCCTCTGATGGCTGATCAATCAGCTTGA
- the LOC113016131 gene encoding E-selectin-like isoform X2, producing MSWDEARAYCRENYTDLAQVFDLTDMRRLQDSAQNQTQAWIGLYNITIGDNRTWHWSLPGEEYTENKSCWAAGEPNDLKYPENCVRTRDKWVDVPCTNMHQFICYDETMKNNKTFHLNDKSVTWTQAQNYCRQHHTDLASGLDQIYSEEFKTLQNSKAPKRSGRWSSAGCDHRKPFFCYDDKLILISQNKTWEEALNYCRQTHHGLVSISNPEEQRWVQEKAKNASTPFVWLGLQYSCTLDLWFWVNDNLVCFDRWASGGKTEDCDMSAAMTTGGQWVSQRINERFNFICIKH from the exons ATGAGCTGGGATGAAGCACGGGCATACTGCAGAGAGAACTACACAGACCTGGCCCAAGTGTTTGACCTGACAGACATGAGAAGACTTCAAGACTCTGCACAGAATCAAACACAAGCCTGGATTGGACTGTACAACATCACAATAGGAGACAACAGGACGTGGCACTGGTCTCTGCCGGGGGAGGAATACACTGAAAATAAGAGCTGTTGGGCAGCTGGAGAGCCAAATGACCTAAAATACCCTGAAAACTGTGTGAGGACAAGAGACAAGTGGGTAGATGTTCCATGTACTAACATGCATCAGTTCATCTGCTATGACG aaacaatgaaaaacaacaaaacctttCATTTGAATGATAAGTCTGTGACCTGGACTCAGGCTCAGAACTACTGCAGACAGCATCACACTGACCTGGCCAGTGGACTCGATCAGATATACAGTGAAGAGTTTAAGACGCTGCAGAACTCTAAAGCCCCTAAG AGATCAGGAAGATGGAGCTCTGCTGGATGTGACCACAGAAAGCCTTTCTTCTGCTATGATG ATAAATTGATCCTGATCAGCCAAAACAAAACCTGGGAGGAAGCCTTGAATTACTGCAGACAGACACATCATGGCCTGGTTTCAATCAGCAACCCTGAGGAGCAGCGATGGGTCCAGGAAAAAGCCAAAAACGCCTCGACTCCTTTCGTGTGGCTGGGACTGCAGTACTCCTGCACTCTGGATTTATGGTTCTGGGTCAATGACAACCTAGTGTGCTTTGATAGGTGGGCTTCAGGGGGAAAGACTGAAGACTGTGACATGTCtgcagccatgaccacaggagGGCAGTGGGTCAGTCAGAGGATAAATGAgagatttaattttatttgtataaaacACTAA
- the LOC113016131 gene encoding putative C-type lectin domain family 20 member A isoform X1, which produces MSWDEARAYCRENYTDLAQVFDLTDMRRLQDSAQNQTQAWIGLYNITIGDNRTWHWSLPGEEYTENKSCWAAGEPNDLKYPENCVRTRDKWVDVPCTNMHQFICYDETMKNNKTFHLNDKSVTWTQAQNYCRQHHTDLASGLDQIYSEEFKTLQNSKAPKVNLWIGLFRDSWRWSDGSNFSFRYWDMDSFNDGLNNRTCATTLLERSGRWSSAGCDHRKPFFCYDDKLILISQNKTWEEALNYCRQTHHGLVSISNPEEQRWVQEKAKNASTPFVWLGLQYSCTLDLWFWVNDNLVCFDRWASGGKTEDCDMSAAMTTGGQWVSQRINERFNFICIKH; this is translated from the exons ATGAGCTGGGATGAAGCACGGGCATACTGCAGAGAGAACTACACAGACCTGGCCCAAGTGTTTGACCTGACAGACATGAGAAGACTTCAAGACTCTGCACAGAATCAAACACAAGCCTGGATTGGACTGTACAACATCACAATAGGAGACAACAGGACGTGGCACTGGTCTCTGCCGGGGGAGGAATACACTGAAAATAAGAGCTGTTGGGCAGCTGGAGAGCCAAATGACCTAAAATACCCTGAAAACTGTGTGAGGACAAGAGACAAGTGGGTAGATGTTCCATGTACTAACATGCATCAGTTCATCTGCTATGACG aaacaatgaaaaacaacaaaacctttCATTTGAATGATAAGTCTGTGACCTGGACTCAGGCTCAGAACTACTGCAGACAGCATCACACTGACCTGGCCAGTGGACTCGATCAGATATACAGTGAAGAGTTTAAGACGCTGCAGAACTCTAAAGCCCCTAAGGTGAACTTGTGGATCGGCCTGTTCAGAGACAGCTGGAGGTGGTCAGATGGGAGTAACTTCTCTTTCAGATACTGGGACATGGACTCATTCAATGATGGACTAAACAACAGGACATGTGCTACGACTCTGTTAGAGAGATCAGGAAGATGGAGCTCTGCTGGATGTGACCACAGAAAGCCTTTCTTCTGCTATGATG ATAAATTGATCCTGATCAGCCAAAACAAAACCTGGGAGGAAGCCTTGAATTACTGCAGACAGACACATCATGGCCTGGTTTCAATCAGCAACCCTGAGGAGCAGCGATGGGTCCAGGAAAAAGCCAAAAACGCCTCGACTCCTTTCGTGTGGCTGGGACTGCAGTACTCCTGCACTCTGGATTTATGGTTCTGGGTCAATGACAACCTAGTGTGCTTTGATAGGTGGGCTTCAGGGGGAAAGACTGAAGACTGTGACATGTCtgcagccatgaccacaggagGGCAGTGGGTCAGTCAGAGGATAAATGAgagatttaattttatttgtataaaacACTAA